A window of Umboniibacter marinipuniceus contains these coding sequences:
- the dapE gene encoding succinyl-diaminopimelate desuccinylase produces MSPTIELCKQLIERQSVTPNDAGCFPLILDRLENFDITVTRLDCEDVENILITIGDEGPLLIFLGHTDVVPTGPESEWRYPPFEPTEEGDLLFGRGTADMKGSIAAFITATERFLASKPMMKARFGILLTSDEEGAADYGIRYVAPELQRRGIDIDYCLVGEPSSTNKLGDVIKNGRRGSLGATLKVIGKQGHVAYPQLADNPIHKAMQALSDLVATEWDQGNDFFPPTSFQISNINSGTGATNVIPGDMEVVCNFRYSTETTAEELKARVEAVLTRAELNYDITWKLNGEPFLTAEGELVEACVQSVEEITGRSPNLSTSGGTSDGRFIAPLGAQVVELGPLNATIHQVNENVSMSDLNQLSEVYEAIIRRLMT; encoded by the coding sequence ATGTCACCCACTATTGAGCTGTGCAAACAGTTAATTGAACGACAATCCGTCACTCCTAACGATGCTGGATGCTTTCCGCTGATCCTTGATCGCCTCGAGAATTTCGACATAACGGTTACTCGCCTGGACTGTGAGGATGTTGAGAATATCCTCATCACCATCGGCGACGAAGGCCCGCTGTTAATCTTCCTGGGGCATACTGATGTGGTACCCACCGGTCCGGAGTCAGAGTGGCGTTATCCGCCATTCGAGCCCACCGAAGAAGGCGACCTGCTCTTTGGCCGAGGTACCGCGGACATGAAAGGTAGTATCGCGGCATTCATTACGGCAACTGAGCGTTTTTTGGCATCAAAGCCCATGATGAAAGCGCGTTTCGGCATTTTGCTAACGAGTGACGAAGAGGGTGCCGCCGACTACGGCATACGCTACGTTGCGCCTGAGCTTCAACGCCGGGGCATTGATATCGACTACTGTTTAGTGGGTGAACCTTCAAGCACTAACAAGCTTGGAGACGTCATTAAAAACGGCCGTCGCGGATCACTCGGCGCCACGCTTAAGGTCATTGGCAAGCAAGGTCATGTAGCCTACCCTCAGCTCGCCGACAATCCTATTCACAAGGCCATGCAAGCCTTAAGTGATTTGGTGGCGACTGAGTGGGACCAGGGCAACGATTTCTTTCCGCCAACGAGCTTCCAGATTTCTAATATTAACTCCGGTACCGGCGCGACCAACGTCATCCCGGGTGATATGGAAGTTGTTTGTAATTTCCGTTATTCCACCGAAACTACGGCGGAAGAACTAAAAGCACGCGTAGAAGCGGTACTGACGCGTGCGGAGCTAAATTACGACATCACCTGGAAGTTAAACGGAGAGCCATTCTTAACGGCCGAAGGCGAATTAGTTGAAGCCTGCGTCCAGAGCGTAGAAGAAATAACCGGAAGAAGCCCTAACCTTTCTACGTCAGGTGGCACCTCTGACGGCCGTTTTATCGCGCCACTGGGTGCTCAAGTAGTGGAGTTAGGGCCACTGAATGCAACCATTCACCAAGTGAATGAAAACGTCAGCATGTCCGACCTAAACCAGCTCAGCGAAGTCTATGAAGCAATTATTCGCCGTCTGATGACCTAA
- a CDS encoding class I SAM-dependent methyltransferase, whose product MDIYSENDVVTLRHLINAEEQDSLVSELAAELALEVVAQSEDELALRWSGERLSLHFPQQQQGDVFVDFVGGAMQYRVKHGGGFGQAVAKACGLSPRVLPKVLDMTAGLGRDGFVLASLGSEVTLVERQPIVHALLADGLKRASVSEEAQAIAQRLSLVKADASELALQPFEVVYLDPMFPERKKSAAVKKEMTAFHQLVGTDDDADILLTKALELASHRVVVKRPKGAPFLANRKPSQSLTGKSGRFDIYAIRSMAPGKFRSSDGE is encoded by the coding sequence TTGGATATTTACAGTGAGAATGATGTGGTTACCCTTCGGCATTTGATCAACGCAGAGGAGCAGGATTCCTTAGTTTCGGAGCTCGCAGCGGAGCTTGCGCTTGAGGTGGTAGCTCAGAGTGAAGACGAGCTTGCCTTACGTTGGTCTGGAGAACGGCTCAGTCTCCATTTCCCTCAGCAGCAACAGGGCGATGTGTTCGTTGATTTTGTTGGCGGCGCGATGCAATACCGAGTAAAGCACGGCGGTGGTTTTGGTCAGGCGGTGGCAAAAGCTTGTGGATTGTCACCAAGAGTATTGCCCAAGGTACTTGATATGACAGCCGGCCTTGGTCGAGATGGATTCGTTTTGGCATCGCTAGGAAGCGAGGTTACGCTGGTTGAACGACAACCTATCGTGCATGCGTTGTTGGCTGACGGCCTAAAGCGAGCGTCAGTCAGTGAGGAGGCACAAGCTATTGCCCAGAGATTGAGTTTAGTGAAGGCCGATGCCTCTGAGCTAGCGCTGCAGCCATTCGAAGTGGTTTACCTCGATCCCATGTTCCCGGAACGCAAGAAATCTGCCGCCGTCAAAAAAGAGATGACTGCATTTCATCAGTTAGTTGGTACCGACGATGATGCTGATATATTGCTGACTAAGGCGTTAGAACTTGCTAGCCATCGAGTAGTAGTGAAGCGTCCGAAGGGCGCGCCGTTTTTAGCAAACCGAAAGCCCAGTCAATCCCTAACAGGTAAGTCTGGGCGTTTCGATATTTACGCCATCAGATCAATGGCACCTGGCAAGTTTAGGTCATCAGACGGCGAATAA
- a CDS encoding MBL fold metallo-hydrolase — protein MIRVASLGSGSRGNATVIECGATRLLIDCGFNLKTIEARAAEAAFDLSSLTAILVTHEHSDHIGGVSKLARRYKLPIYTTVGTWHAKPQTEVPQLNFLCSHSPVQIEEVCVYPVAVPHDAREPVQFVFEYDGLRFGVLTDLGSISAHVAEVVSDLDGLLIEFNHCVERLRTGSYPASLKRRVGGEFGHLNNAQALDFVQQLDHQRLQLLVAGHISEQNNCSEVVAEMLAPLSSTIDRIQIASQRQGFDWLEIAHPA, from the coding sequence GTGATTCGAGTTGCTTCATTAGGCAGTGGAAGCCGAGGAAATGCTACCGTTATAGAGTGTGGCGCTACTCGGCTTTTAATCGACTGTGGGTTTAACCTCAAAACTATCGAAGCGCGTGCCGCTGAGGCTGCGTTTGATCTATCTTCTCTTACCGCTATTTTAGTCACTCACGAACATTCCGATCATATAGGTGGCGTATCTAAGCTGGCTAGGCGCTATAAGTTGCCAATTTATACTACTGTGGGAACCTGGCATGCTAAACCCCAGACTGAGGTTCCGCAGCTAAATTTTCTCTGTAGCCACTCGCCAGTGCAGATTGAAGAGGTTTGCGTCTATCCGGTTGCAGTGCCACACGATGCCCGCGAGCCAGTCCAGTTTGTCTTCGAGTACGACGGATTAAGATTTGGGGTACTGACTGACTTAGGCAGTATCTCGGCTCATGTGGCAGAGGTCGTCAGTGACTTGGATGGCTTGTTAATAGAGTTTAATCACTGTGTGGAACGACTGCGTACTGGCTCCTACCCAGCATCTCTAAAACGACGAGTAGGAGGGGAATTCGGTCACCTGAATAACGCTCAAGCACTCGATTTTGTTCAGCAGCTAGACCATCAGCGCTTACAATTACTCGTGGCGGGGCACATAAGTGAGCAGAATAATTGCTCGGAGGTGGTTGCTGAGATGCTGGCGCCCTTGAGCTCAACCATTGATAGAATTCAAATAGCTAGCCAACGGCAGGGCTTTGATTGGCTAGAGATTGCGCACCCAGCATAA